DNA from Candidatus Nanopelagicales bacterium:
ACGGCCCTACCCTCTGCGCAGTTCGTCGCGCGGGACAGGGACGGACTGATTGCAGATCGCGACGGCCTCCTCGGCGGTGTCGACGACGTGAACCAGGTCAAGGTCGTGTTCGCTCACGCATCCCTGCGTCAGCACGGTCGACTCGATCCAGTCGATCAGCCCCGACCAATATCTGCGGTCGACCAGAATGACCGGGATCGGGTGCATCTTGCGCGTCTGCACCAGGGTGAGGACCTCGAACAACTCGTCCAGCGTGCCGAATCCACCGGCAAAGACCATCACCGCGTCACACGCATCGATCAGGCAGGTCTTGCGGGCCGGGA
Protein-coding regions in this window:
- a CDS encoding LOG family protein — translated: PARKTCLIDACDAVMVFAGGFGTLDELFEVLTLVQTRKMHPIPVILVDRRYWSGLIDWIESTVLTQGCVSEHDLDLVHVVDTAEEAVAICNQSVPVPRDELRRG